One stretch of Amycolatopsis sp. NBC_00345 DNA includes these proteins:
- a CDS encoding alpha/beta hydrolase, protein MKKIVAVLAAAAVAAGAMAAAPAATAAPARTPDFTPAPISWGECTSASLKNAGAECGFLVVPMDYAKPAGAKVQVAVSRIKHKAAQYQGIMLVNPGGPGGSGLGLSRLGQAVPNHAGDSYDWIGFDPRGVGSSKPAVTCDGNYFGYDRTPYVPKTPQIERAWLDKSQGYAKACAKNGAILDHIKTTDVAQDMDSLRKALGEKQINYYGFSYGTYLGQVYSTLFPGNVRRMVLDGNVDPRNVWYQANLDQDVAFDRNIKIYFGWLAKYDSVYHLGKTAAAVEKLWYDQQKKLDRTPAGGVIGGDEWTDVFLQAGYYVFGWEDMAKAFDGWVHRGDWQTLKALYDDSNPPGDDNGYAVYSAVQCSDVQWPTNWNRWRIDNWTTYSRAPFETWGNAWFNAPCANWPAKSGKPVHVDGSKVDGALLISEELDAATPYEGSLEVRKLFPKSSLISAPGGTTHAGSLSGVACVDDKVADYLATGNLPKRTPGNHSDAQCDPVPQPVPAGAAVGGQPKADAQPGAQIKQDALARLLHF, encoded by the coding sequence GTGAAGAAAATCGTTGCCGTCCTCGCCGCCGCGGCTGTCGCGGCCGGTGCGATGGCCGCCGCTCCCGCCGCCACGGCGGCACCGGCCAGGACACCGGACTTCACGCCGGCGCCGATCAGCTGGGGAGAGTGCACCTCGGCGAGCCTCAAGAACGCCGGCGCCGAGTGCGGCTTCCTCGTGGTCCCGATGGACTACGCGAAGCCCGCGGGCGCCAAGGTCCAGGTGGCCGTCTCCCGCATCAAGCACAAGGCTGCCCAGTACCAGGGCATCATGCTCGTGAACCCTGGCGGTCCCGGCGGCTCCGGCCTCGGCCTGTCGCGGCTCGGGCAGGCCGTGCCGAACCACGCCGGTGACAGCTACGACTGGATCGGGTTCGACCCGCGCGGTGTCGGCTCCAGCAAGCCGGCCGTGACCTGCGACGGGAACTACTTCGGCTACGACCGCACGCCGTACGTGCCCAAGACGCCGCAGATCGAGCGCGCCTGGCTCGACAAGTCCCAGGGCTACGCCAAGGCCTGCGCCAAGAACGGCGCGATCCTCGACCACATCAAGACCACCGACGTCGCGCAGGACATGGACAGCCTGCGCAAGGCGCTGGGGGAGAAGCAGATCAACTACTACGGCTTCTCCTACGGCACCTACCTCGGGCAGGTGTACAGCACGCTGTTCCCGGGGAACGTGCGCCGCATGGTGCTCGACGGCAACGTCGACCCGCGCAACGTCTGGTACCAGGCCAACCTCGACCAGGACGTGGCCTTCGACCGCAACATCAAGATCTACTTCGGCTGGCTCGCGAAGTACGACAGCGTCTACCACCTCGGCAAGACCGCCGCGGCCGTGGAAAAGCTCTGGTACGACCAGCAGAAGAAGCTCGACCGCACGCCCGCGGGCGGCGTGATCGGCGGGGACGAGTGGACCGACGTCTTCCTGCAGGCCGGCTACTACGTGTTCGGCTGGGAGGACATGGCCAAGGCGTTCGACGGCTGGGTCCACCGCGGTGACTGGCAGACGCTGAAGGCGCTCTACGACGACTCGAACCCGCCGGGCGACGACAACGGCTATGCCGTGTACAGCGCCGTGCAGTGCTCCGACGTGCAGTGGCCGACGAACTGGAACCGCTGGCGCATCGACAACTGGACGACCTACTCGCGGGCGCCGTTCGAGACGTGGGGCAACGCGTGGTTCAACGCCCCGTGCGCGAACTGGCCGGCGAAGTCGGGCAAGCCGGTGCACGTCGACGGCAGCAAGGTCGACGGCGCCCTGCTGATCAGCGAGGAGCTCGACGCGGCGACGCCGTACGAGGGTAGCCTCGAGGTGCGGAAGCTGTTCCCGAAGTCGAGCCTGATCAGCGCGCCCGGCGGCACCACGCACGCCGGCTCGCTGTCCGGTGTCGCGTGTGTGGACGACAAGGTCGCCGACTACCTCGCGACCGGCAACCTGCCGAAGCGCACGCCGGGCAACCATTCCGACGCGCAGTGCGATCCGGTGCCCCAGCCGGTTCCGGCCGGAGCGGCGGTGGGCGGGCAGCCCAAGGCCGACGCCCAGCCAGGTGCGCAGATCAAGCAGGACGCGCTCGCGCGGCTGCTGCACTTCTGA
- the argC gene encoding N-acetyl-gamma-glutamyl-phosphate reductase encodes MTVKIAVAGASGYAGGELLRLLLTHPEVEIGALTAASSAGTTLGTHQPHLVPLAGRLLAETNPDTLAGHDVVFLALPHGHSAEIAARLGPDVLVVDLGADHRLADPADWQRWYGGEHAGQWPYGLPELPGAREKLVGTKRVAVPGCFPTGGSLALAPALAAGLVEPDVTVVSVTGTSGAGKSLKPNLLGSEVMGSASAYGVAGAHRHTPEFAQNLSAAAGVKVSVSFTPVLAPMPRGILTTASAPLAGDVDETAAREVYEKAYDAEPFVQLLPPGVWPATSATLGSNNVALQLGVDADAGRLVVVTSIDNLTKGTAGGAVQSMNLALGFPEATGLSTVGVAP; translated from the coding sequence ATGACGGTGAAGATCGCGGTTGCCGGGGCGAGCGGGTACGCGGGCGGCGAACTGCTGCGCCTGCTGCTCACCCACCCCGAGGTCGAGATCGGCGCGCTGACTGCGGCCAGCAGCGCCGGGACCACGCTGGGCACCCACCAGCCGCACCTCGTGCCGCTGGCCGGGCGCCTGCTGGCGGAGACGAACCCCGACACGCTCGCGGGACACGACGTCGTGTTCCTCGCGCTGCCCCACGGCCACTCGGCGGAGATCGCGGCGCGGCTCGGGCCCGATGTGCTCGTCGTCGACCTCGGTGCCGACCATCGGCTCGCCGATCCGGCCGACTGGCAGCGCTGGTACGGCGGCGAACACGCCGGCCAGTGGCCTTACGGGTTGCCAGAGTTGCCTGGCGCGCGCGAGAAGCTCGTCGGGACCAAGCGCGTCGCGGTCCCCGGCTGCTTCCCGACCGGCGGTTCGCTGGCCCTCGCGCCGGCGCTGGCCGCGGGGCTGGTCGAGCCGGACGTCACGGTCGTGTCCGTGACCGGCACGTCCGGCGCGGGCAAGAGCCTCAAGCCGAACCTGCTCGGCTCCGAGGTGATGGGCTCGGCCAGCGCGTACGGCGTCGCCGGAGCGCACCGGCACACGCCGGAGTTCGCCCAGAACCTGTCCGCCGCGGCCGGGGTGAAGGTCAGCGTGTCGTTCACGCCGGTCCTCGCGCCGATGCCGCGCGGCATTCTCACCACCGCCAGCGCCCCGCTGGCCGGTGACGTCGACGAGACCGCCGCGCGCGAGGTCTACGAGAAGGCCTACGACGCCGAACCCTTCGTGCAGCTGCTTCCCCCGGGCGTCTGGCCCGCGACCAGCGCGACGCTGGGCTCGAACAACGTCGCCCTGCAGCTCGGGGTGGACGCCGACGCCGGCCGGCTGGTCGTCGTCACCTCGATCGACAACCTGACCAAGGGCACCGCGGGCGGTGCCGTCCAATCGATGAACCTGGCGCTCGGTTTCCCCGAGGCCACCGGACTTTCCACCGTGGGAGTGGCACCGTGA
- a CDS encoding DNA alkylation repair protein: MGADTALISAIRTGLAELADPVRAPVMQAYMKSAMPFRGVPKPQRSVLMKGVLAAHPLPDRVTFTATVRRLWRDAEFREERYAAIDLSGHRAYRGWQDPDLLGLYEEMIVGGAWWDYVDELAIRRVGPILRGDRAAVTPILLRWATDPDRWRRRTAVICQVSAKEDTDRVLLTSAVEATIGDPDFFLRKGIGWALRDYARTAPDWVRAFVTDHPDLSGLSTREALKHLS, encoded by the coding sequence ATGGGCGCGGACACCGCGTTGATCTCAGCCATCCGAACAGGACTCGCCGAGCTGGCGGATCCGGTGCGGGCGCCGGTCATGCAGGCGTACATGAAGTCGGCGATGCCGTTTCGCGGAGTGCCCAAACCGCAGCGGAGCGTGCTGATGAAAGGCGTACTGGCCGCTCACCCGTTGCCCGATCGGGTGACATTCACGGCGACCGTTCGGCGGTTGTGGCGGGACGCCGAATTCCGCGAGGAAAGGTACGCGGCAATCGATCTTTCCGGGCACCGCGCCTACCGGGGCTGGCAGGATCCGGACCTGCTCGGGCTGTACGAGGAGATGATCGTCGGCGGAGCCTGGTGGGACTACGTGGACGAGCTCGCGATCCGCCGGGTCGGCCCCATCCTGCGCGGTGACCGGGCCGCGGTCACGCCGATCCTGCTGCGCTGGGCCACCGACCCGGACCGCTGGCGCCGCCGCACGGCCGTGATCTGCCAGGTGAGCGCGAAGGAGGACACCGATCGGGTGCTGCTCACGTCCGCCGTCGAGGCCACCATCGGCGACCCGGACTTCTTCCTGCGCAAGGGCATCGGCTGGGCCCTGCGCGACTACGCCAGGACGGCGCCGGACTGGGTCCGCGCGTTCGTCACCGACCACCCGGACCTGTCCGGACTGTCCACACGGGAGGCACTGAAGCACTTGTCCTGA
- a CDS encoding helix-turn-helix domain containing protein: protein MTIIEEHRTEIRSGNVQYQITVVTRTGAAEQQRVVVTVGGEGPSGELVAEGRLELDTAAVPAVAELLGGSLLAFAGGGGAGRRRTGQRPAQQGRPWSEEMDAELERRWLAGDPVAELARDFERTPGGIRARLPRVGCDPEKPGNHLPMPPSLREEPGGDEF from the coding sequence ATGACGATCATCGAAGAGCACCGGACCGAGATCCGGTCGGGAAACGTCCAGTACCAAATCACCGTCGTCACCCGCACGGGCGCGGCGGAACAGCAACGCGTCGTCGTCACCGTGGGTGGCGAGGGCCCCAGTGGCGAGCTCGTCGCGGAGGGCCGGCTCGAACTCGACACAGCCGCGGTGCCGGCGGTGGCCGAACTGCTCGGCGGCAGTCTCCTGGCCTTCGCCGGCGGAGGTGGTGCCGGTCGCCGAAGAACCGGGCAACGGCCCGCCCAGCAGGGCCGGCCGTGGAGCGAGGAGATGGACGCGGAGCTGGAGCGCCGCTGGCTGGCGGGCGACCCGGTCGCCGAACTGGCCCGTGACTTCGAGCGCACCCCCGGTGGTATCCGCGCCCGCCTGCCCCGGGTCGGCTGTGATCCGGAGAAACCCGGCAACCACCTGCCGATGCCGCCCAGCCTCCGCGAGGAGCCGGGAGGTGACGAGTTCTGA